Proteins encoded together in one Cyprinus carpio isolate SPL01 chromosome B14, ASM1834038v1, whole genome shotgun sequence window:
- the nanos1 gene encoding nanos homolog 1 → MDFLNHNYLSARAPYDYTFNFWNDYLGLSTLVTKNNKHSIPQSPNSITESLKATLGLDDSPPCPCVIAAGGDSDSGGHLDSCCCPPPAPISILDLKERFSILSPFQNQNQGTGGLLSSSQEREMGIGGSFAGFDLFGVERKMRKPVARNKQEPKICVFCRNNGAPEEVYGSHVLKTPDGRVVCPILRAYTCPLCSANGDNAHTIKYCPLSKDQPAQRVLKGGRAVGGKRVKIF, encoded by the coding sequence ATGGATTTTCTGAACCACAACTACTTGAGCGCGCGCGCGCCCTACGATTACACCTTCAATTTTTGGAATGACTATCTCGGCCTCTCCACGCTGGTCACCAAGAACAACAAGCACAGCATCCCCCAGAGTCCCAACTCCATCACGGAGTCCCTGAAAGCCACTCTGGGCTTGGACGACAGCCCTCCGTGCCCGTGCGTAATCGCGGCCGGCGGCGACAGCGACAGCGGTGGACACCTGGACTCCTGCTGCTGCCCCCCGCCCGCCCCCATCTCCATCCTGGACCTGAAGGAGCGCTTCTCCATCCTCAGCCCCTTCCAGAACCAGAACCAGGGCACGGGAGGGCTGCTGTCCTCCTCCCAGGAGCGGGAGATGGGCATCGGAGGGAGCTTCGCAGGATTTGATCTGTTCGGCGTGGAGAGGAAGATGAGGAAACCGGTGGCGCGCAATAAGCAGGAGCCCAAGATCTGCGTCTTCTGTCGGAATAACGGCGCGCCGGAGGAGGTGTACGGCTCGCACGTCCTGAAAACCCCGGACGGGAGGGTGGTGTGCCCGATCCTGCGGGCGTACACATGCCCCCTATGCAGTGCCAACGGGGACAACGCGCATACAATAAAATACTGCCCTCTCTCCAAAGACCAGCCTGCCCAGAGAGTGCTGAAGGGAGGCAGAGCTGTGGGCGGTAAGCGAGTGAAAATCTTCTAA